agaggatataaccatgtgtacttagtgaagtgatctacaaaaatgatataaaatctgaatttattaAAAGATATAATTGGGGTAGAGCCccaaacatctgtataaataatttcaaattgtTTAGAGGTGGAAATGGAAGATGGGCCAAATGGctgtcgatgacttttattactaagacatgcatcatAATGCGTTGTAGAACTATGCGATTTAGAAATAGGAAGAGAGAAACTAGAAAGTAATTTGTATTGAAtaagggacgagggatgaccaggacgacgatgccacatatcaattggagccgcaacggaagaatgaatagtgggctgggttatttgtgGAGTTGACGGTCATTCATAAATATTTCCTCTATTCGGGCCCTGGATCAAGGATGCCTTTGGTGATGTTCGGAGGGTaccgagtgttcttcctcttagacttataaTTGACTTGAGTTGTGATAGACGGTCCGGGTAGTTTGTCCGCATGCTTCAAATACATCTTATactcagtcaacttgtcatagagttcttcaaaggagaCTGGCGAGTCGTGTACCTGAATTGCAATCGCCAACTCCTTGTAGTTGTCTCTaagaccatttagggtatggatgatgatctcctcgttgcatagggaatgacctatcaaagccaagtcatcgatgataactttgatattttgtagataatcggtgatagtacttccctcttgtttggtcaccatcagcttggataaaagactgagcttgcgagtacacgAATGATTTTCCAAGGttgtttgcagtttagaccatgcatcggcagtaGTCACATATACAGAAATCAATGGAGCGACGGATCCAACAACTGAGGCTTGAATAACTTAGAGAATGAGATGATCTTGACGCAATCACAGTTTCTGAAGCAGtacagtaaaaaaaataaaaggaggtTGGGATGTCTTCGTTATCTTCTTATGATATTCCAGTTCCTATTTCTGTAGGGACTCACAGTTCTtctcctacagggcttatctTCATCAATGCAATCATGCTAAtctctttcaagttatcaaaggatGGCAACTATGTATCCTGGCAGGCTCAattttttaatctcttatttggatacgacttattaggttacattgatggctccttCAATTGTTCgccagccatgctcaacatccccggagaACCTAGTGTATtcaatgtccctctcctatttatacaagttaggagggaggatttcccctAACAAAGAGATATCCTCatgtagttggggaaatcttatttgctatctGTATCCACACAAAAGAAAAGGGGaggaaaattaattttcttgaagtaagaaaattttaatatcatgaaaaattatggcataaaatatatttattactTGATGAATTGTGTTGTATATTTATACAAATTGAGAAAAGTTTGGTTATCCTCTAATTACGATCATGAATCAGAGTGTTTATCTTTGAAATATGGGATGACAAAGGATTGTGATATGATAAAGATACACAATAAGTATATCAAGATTACGTTTTATTAATCATTTGATGCATAATATGTTACTGTAGATGATTCTATATCAAACACCTCTTCTATCTCTATCTCTAGCTATGTATTAACCTTAAATTGCTTATAATTTAAGGTCTTTAGCTATGTATAACTTAGCTTTTATTAGGATCTTAAATTCAAATCGAAGCTTATGCTTCTAAGAGTGATCAGGCATCCTTATCCAtagttgaaaatctgtagcacttTATGTTGCCTAACTTTGCTTTCTGGCACAGATATTGCCACTACTGAACCTTGTTTTCAGCTCAAGCGAGTTGACAACAAATGTTTGTTTGCCTTAATGTAAACTATGTCGTCTTGCATAATGCTTTCCAAGTATACTAATCATTAAACTAGTCTGCAGAGTTTTGTTGCATCACAGTTGATTCAAAGATCATGAATAGGGCTATTCAATGGATCCTAGTAGAAAAAAAAGAGGTAATTAAATACTAGGAAAGAGGACAAACAAGAAAGAGAGGACAAGACACTTgcttatttaattataataaaaaaaatgtaattGGTTTGATAATTTATTAGATCCTCTTACTggatgtttatattttaaaatcttatcttatgaattttatatttaaaatattaatttagtgTTTGTGTATCAaagttgttatactttgaagattTTAGTGATTGTGtatcttcaaaatttgaaaaagaattATCGAAAGTAGTATGATGAGacttaaaataaatatttctaaaaataaatttggtttAATGCTTGAAAGATTAACcatagaagctatttatttattaagataattaataaaaaatatagagaGAAAAAAATTTACATATGTTTTTATTGATTTAGAGAAAACCTAAAATAAGGTTCCTAAAGATTTATTATGGTGgactttagaaaaaaaaaaaaggtatatctattaatattattaaagatatatataataatatatttactaATATTAATACTATAATGAGTATATCTAATGAGTTTTCTATTAGTCTAGGATCACATTAATGATTCATATTAAGTCTTTATTTTATTCATCTTGATAATGGATAAATTTACTAGTCAAATACATGATAGAATTCCTTAGTGTATATTATTTATcgatgatattatcttagttaATGAGAGtctaagtgaaattaattataaacttgagctgaGGCTAAGCcttgaaaataaaaattttagattaaactaaactaaaattaaatatataaaatataattttaattatgatataataaataaaagaatatagttaaattagatggataaaaaatctctttcagtaaaagttttagatatcttggatcaattattcaacaaaatagagaGATCAATGGAGAAATTATTCATAGATTAAAAATAGGATAGTTAAGATGATGAGAGACATCAGGAGTTTTGTGTGATCATCATAtacttttaaatttaaaaaatatatataatatagttatgagacaaataatattttataatttgagTATTGGataattaagaatatatatatatatatatatataatttgtgttGTTGAGATAAGAATATTGGTATCGATGTGTAGAGTTATTAGGAAAAAAAGATATGATAGAtgataagataaaataaaatcatttaaaatGGCATAAGTATGGGCTTATGATACCTTCAAATGTGGTAGTTAATGGtataagaaaagataaaaaagatctaaaaagattttaataaaaactataaaataaaaatgtaagaACTCTAAACCTAACTAAATATATAACGTTTTATAAATCTCGATAAAAGATTGACATAGTTGacgtaaaataattaaaatatacattattattattgataaatttttatatttaaaatattaatcttatggTATTAGTGTATCAAATTTACTTACAAGAGATTATTGGTtaaagatatgatttttttttagaatgTAAACTAAGAACAAGATTTGAGGAAGCAAATTCTTTTCTCgtcattttttaatatatattatatatataatctaataaatacataaCATTTTTATTGTCCTTACGCCATCCCTCCGcgcacccctctctctctctctctctctctctctctctctctctctctctttctatatatatatatatatatatatctccacgGAATGCCAAATGGAAGCGAAGCACGATTCCGTCCTTGTCTTCTCCGAAGCTGCTTCCTCCTAAATGTCCGCTTTGCTCTTCCGCCATTTGGTATTACCTGCTTCCTCCCTCGGACTCACCGTCACTCCATTCGTCTCTTTCCTTTGTTTCTTTGTTCGCTCGCTCTCACATCTCCTATTTATCACATCGTTCCTCGCCTCCATAACTTCAAGTGCTTCCACCGCCTGTTTGATGCTCCGCGATGGAGGACGCCACAAACGCGATCCACGACGACGGCGTCAGCGCCGACACCATGATCGACAAGCTCCACGCCTCGCGCTCCGGCATCGACTCGGTCCTCCGCTCCTCCTCCGAGCTTGACGTGGCCATCTCCGGCTTCGACGGTCGCCTCTCAGTCCGACTCGCCGCCATCTCCGCCATCTATGACGCGGTGGCGCCACTTCACTCCCAAGCCGTCGCAGCCCAGGCCCTCCGCACCCGCATCGACCGCGCCGTCTCCCCCGCCCTCGCCCTTCTCCGCGGCTTCTCTCTCGTCCGGTCCCTCCAGCGCCGGCTACTCCGGCTCTCCCCTCCCGCGGCCGACCCCCGCCGCATCGTCGCCTACGTCGATTGCGTCGACAGCCTCCACGACGCGGTCGCAGGCGTCGCCGCTGAGTGCGAGCCAGCGGTGCAGCGCCTTCAGGAGGCGGTCGAGTTCCTGAGCCGGACCAAGGCCACGGACCGCCTCCGCCTCCACCGCCTCAGTGAGGCCCTCGCCGCCCTCCAGGCCCTCTACGAGGACGAGGTCGACGCCATGCGGTACGAAGGCCTCTTGGACGAAGCCCTTCTCCTGCTGCAGCACGAGTGCGAGTCTCTCCTTCTCCAGCTCAAGCATCACGCCTTTGGCGAATCTGATGGCCTTGATCTGATCCCGGAAGCGACCGACGGCTCTGATCTCCCCCATCTCGGCTCGTCTCTCCAGATTGAGGCCCTCCGGCGGATCGCCCAAACGCTCGCCGCCAACGATTGCCTCGACATCGCGATCGATATCTTCGTTACGGTAAGTATCCATGTCGATTCGAGATCGTTGACTGGGGAATGCCGTGTGGCCGGCGGATTAAGGGGGTGGGTGATCGCAGGTGAGGTACCGAAGGGCGGCGCAGGCGCTGATGAGGTTGAAACCAGAGTACCTGAGGACGTCCGCGCCGGAGGACATGGACGCGATGGAGTGGGAGGATGTGGAAGCGGCGATCACGCTCTGGATCCGGCACCTCGAGGTGGCGGTGCGGATGCTGTTCGCCGTGGAGAAACGGCTCTGCCACGACGTGCTAGGCGGATTGATGGGCGGCGCCGTGTGGCCTGAATGCCTCGCAAAGATCGCCGACCGGATTATGGCCGTCTTCTTCTGCTTCGGTGAGGGCGTCGCCCGGAGCTCGAAGCAGCCGCAGAAGCTGTTCAAGCTCCTCGACATGTTCGACGCGTTGGACAGGATGTGGCCCGATCTGGCGGCCGTCTTCGACGGAGAGGCGGGCGGCCAAGTCCGAGCGCGGTTCCGCGAGCTCCAGAAGCTCGTCGTCCACGCGGCGGCGACGGCATTCAGGGAATTTGGCCTCCGGATTGAGGGACTGCAGGACGGCGCACCGCCGCCGGCGGATGGGTCGGTGCCGAAGGTCGTCCGATACGCCGTCCATTACCTCAAATGTCTCGCGACGGCCGCGTACGCCGGACCGATGGGTCGAGTGCTACGAACAGAGCGCACCTGGAGACCGGAGCTGCCTTCGCGACCCCCTGAGGCGGACGGCGACGATGAGGGGCTCCTCGGTGACGCAGTGCGCGGTATTCTGGAGGCGTTGCAGCGTAACGTAGAGGCGCAGCGGTCGAGGTACGGGAAGAAGGACCGAGTACTGCCCCACGTGATGGCCACCAACGCGTACTGGTACATGTACATGAGGACGAGGGGGACGGAGGTGGCGAGGCTGGTGGGGGAGGACATGATGAAAGCGAGGTACAAGACCGCGGCGGAGCAGGCGGCGTTCGCGTACCAGGAGGCAGCATGGGGGCCTCTGGTGAGGCTGCTGGAGAGGAACGAGGCGGCGGGGACGGCGAGAGCGACGACGGAGGAATTCATGAGGGGATTCGACGATAACCTGAGGAAGCACAAGAGCCTCTACTGCATTCGGGACGCCGACCTGAGGGAGCAGATAGGGGAGGCGGTGGCGAAGGCGGTGGTGCCGGCGTACACGGCATTCCTTCACGCCAACGCCGGGGCGACGGACGGGAGGGCGTTCCCACCACCTGACTCGATCAGGGAACTGATACTGCAGCTGTTCGATGCCGGAGGGGAGGAAAGGAGGAGGGAGGCGGAGGGGGAGAGGAGCTCCAAGGGAGAGCGAGTGAGCCATCGGAGGCGGGCAGAGGGACCGTGGAGTTCGGAGGCTCCTTCGC
This Musa acuminata AAA Group cultivar baxijiao chromosome BXJ1-2, Cavendish_Baxijiao_AAA, whole genome shotgun sequence DNA region includes the following protein-coding sequences:
- the LOC135612270 gene encoding exocyst complex component EXO70I-like, which produces MEDATNAIHDDGVSADTMIDKLHASRSGIDSVLRSSSELDVAISGFDGRLSVRLAAISAIYDAVAPLHSQAVAAQALRTRIDRAVSPALALLRGFSLVRSLQRRLLRLSPPAADPRRIVAYVDCVDSLHDAVAGVAAECEPAVQRLQEAVEFLSRTKATDRLRLHRLSEALAALQALYEDEVDAMRYEGLLDEALLLLQHECESLLLQLKHHAFGESDGLDLIPEATDGSDLPHLGSSLQIEALRRIAQTLAANDCLDIAIDIFVTVRYRRAAQALMRLKPEYLRTSAPEDMDAMEWEDVEAAITLWIRHLEVAVRMLFAVEKRLCHDVLGGLMGGAVWPECLAKIADRIMAVFFCFGEGVARSSKQPQKLFKLLDMFDALDRMWPDLAAVFDGEAGGQVRARFRELQKLVVHAAATAFREFGLRIEGLQDGAPPPADGSVPKVVRYAVHYLKCLATAAYAGPMGRVLRTERTWRPELPSRPPEADGDDEGLLGDAVRGILEALQRNVEAQRSRYGKKDRVLPHVMATNAYWYMYMRTRGTEVARLVGEDMMKARYKTAAEQAAFAYQEAAWGPLVRLLERNEAAGTARATTEEFMRGFDDNLRKHKSLYCIRDADLREQIGEAVAKAVVPAYTAFLHANAGATDGRAFPPPDSIRELILQLFDAGGEERRREAEGERSSKGERVSHRRRAEGPWSSEAPSRRKSQQNK